The following coding sequences lie in one Arachis ipaensis cultivar K30076 chromosome B05, Araip1.1, whole genome shotgun sequence genomic window:
- the LOC107644561 gene encoding 2-hydroxyacyl-CoA lyase: MANSIDGNVLAAKSLAKFGVQHMFGVVGIPVTSLATRSVSLGIRFIAFHNEQSAGYAASAYGYLTGRPGVLLTVSGPGCVHGLAGLSNSAANTWPMVMISGSCDQSDAGRGDFQELDQIQAVKPFSKFSVKATKITEIPNCVAQVLNWALLGRPGGCYLDLPTDVLHQKVSLSEAENLITEAAEKVFNNGNQLNQIRIRDNGLVSEAASLLKNAAKPLIVIGKGAAYARAEAALKKLVETTGIPFLPTPMGKGVLPDTHDLAATAARSLAIGSCDVALVVGARLNWLLHFGEPPKWSKDVKFILVDISEEEIELRKPHLGLVGDAKTIVETLNKEIKDDPFCLARNHPWVEAIWKKSKDNVAKMEAQLAKDVVPFNFLTPMRIIRDAILGVGSPAPVVVSEGANTMDVGRAVLVQTEPRTRLDAGTWGTMGVGLGYCIAAAVACPDRLVVAVEGDSGFGFSAIEVETLVRYQLPVVVIVFNNGGVYGGDRRTSEEMNGPYKDDPAPTSFVPKAGYHALIEAFGGKGYLVGTPDELKYALSESFSARKPAVINVIVDPYAGSESGRLQHKN; encoded by the exons ATGGCGAACTCTATTGATGGCAATGTCCTTGCGGCTAAGTCACTTGCCAAGTTCGGCGTTCAGCACATGTTCGGCGTCGTCGGAATCCCAGTCACTTCCCTCGCCACGCGCTCTGTCTCCCTCGGAATCCGCTTCATCGCCTTCCACAACGAGCAATCCGCTGGCTATGCCGCCTCTGCTTACGGCTACCTCACAGGTCGTCCCGGAGTACTCCTCACCGTCTCCGGGCCCGGTTGCGTACACGGACTCGCCGGTCTCTCCAACTCCGCCGCCAACACCTGGCCCATGGTCATGATCTCCGGCTCCTGCGACCAGTCTGACGCTGGCCGTGGCGACTTCCAAGAACTCGATCAGATCCAAGCAGTTAAGCCGTTCTCCAAGTTCTCCGTCAAAGCCACCAAAATTACGGAAATACCCAATTGCGTGGCCCAAGTTCTCAATTGGGCCTTGTTGGGGCGACCCGGTGGCTGTTACCTTGATCTTCCCACGGATGTTTTACACCAGAAGGTATCTCTCTCTGAAGCTGAGAATTTAATTACTGAAGCTGCTGAAAAAGTTTTTAATAATGGAAACCAACTTAATCAAATTCGAATTCGAGATAACGGTTTAGTCTCCGAGGCAGCTTCGCTGCTGAAAAATGCTGCAAAACCGCTCATTGTCATAGGAAAAGGAGCAGCTTATGCACGAGCAGAGGCCGCTCTTAAGAAGCTGGTGGAAACCACTGGCATTCCGTTCCTACCCACCCCAATGGGGAAAGGAGTGTTGCCGGATACTCACGATCTAGCTGCCACCGCGGCTAGGTCGCTTGCAATTGGGAGTTGCGATGTGGCCCTTGTTGTTGGGGCGAGGTTGAATTGGTTGTTGCATTTTGGGGAGCCACCAAAATGGTCCAAAGATGTTAAGTTTATTCTGGTGGATATTAGTGAGGAAGAGATTGAGCTGAGGAAACCCCATTTAGGTTTAGTTGGTGATGCGAAAACGATTGTGGAGACTCTGAATAAGGAGATTAAGGATGATCCTTTCTGTTTGGCAAGGAACCACCCTTGGGTGGAAGCTATATGGAAGAAGTCTAAGGATAATGTGGCGAAGATGGAGGCTCAGCTTGCTAAGGATGTTGTGCCATTCAATTTCTTGACACCAATGAGGATCATAAGAGATGCAATTCTTGGAGTCGGAAGTCCGGCTCCGGTGGTGGTGTCCGAGGGGGCAAACACTATGGATGTAGGTAGGGCTGTGTTGGTTCAGACAGAGCCTAGGACTAGGTTGGATGCAGGGACTTGGGGAACCATGGGGGTTGGCCTCGGTTATTGCATTGCGGCTGCAGTTGCTTGTCCCGATCGACTTGTTGTTGCAGTTGAAGGGGATTCTGGATTTGGATTCAGTGCCATTGAAGTTGAG acatTGGTTCGATACCAGTTACCTGTGGTAGTGATTGTTTTTAACAATGGAGGTGTATATGGTGGTGACCGGAGAACCTCCGAAGAGATGAATGGACCTTACAAAGATGATCCTGCTCCGACTTCTTTTGTTCCGAAAGCAGGATACCATGCTTTGATTGAAGCTTTTGGTGGAAAAGGCTATCTTGTTGGGACACCTGATGAACTTAAGTATGCTCTCTCAGAATCTTTTTCGGCTCGAAAACCGGCCGTTATCAATGTTATTGTTGATCCCTATGCTGGTTCAGAGAGTGGGAGGCTGCAACACAAGAACTGA
- the LOC107644560 gene encoding protein DETOXIFICATION 14 (The sequence of the model RefSeq protein was modified relative to this genomic sequence to represent the inferred CDS: added 65 bases not found in genome assembly), with translation MENSTREVCFNNKEEVAAPLLVKKSINGGVVSSESAFLKELKRVSSMAAPMVAVTVSQYLLQVVSLMMVGHLGVLVSFSGVAIASSFAEVTGFSVLLGMAGALETLCGQTYGAEEFRKLGNYTCCAIITLILVCVPITLMWIFTDKILMLFSQDPAISHAARAYCIHLIPALFGYAVLQSLIRYFQTQSMIFPMVFTSIASLCMHVPICWYLVFKSGMGHVGAALAIGISYWINVIALGFYIQYSSACSKTKIVFSRNALLSIAEFFQYAIPSGLMFCFEWWSFELLTLLAGLLPNPQLETSVLSVCLNITTLHYFIPYAVGASASTRVSNELGAGNPKSAQGAVRVVVIIGIAEAFIVSTFFIFFRNIVGYAYSNDEAVVDYVASMVPLLCMSVSADSIMGTLSGVARGGGFQQIGAYVNLGAYYLVGVPLALFLGFHQQLKAKGLWMGIISGSCVQVIILAVVTALTDWQKEATKARQRIVERSIKTHNNGLV, from the exons ATGGAGAACTCAACTAGAGAGGTGTGTTTTAATAATAAAGAAGAGGTGGCAGCACCACTACTAGTGAAAAAGAGTATCAATGGAGGAGTAGTATCATCAGAGAGTGCATTCTTGAAAGAGTTGAAGAGGGTGAGCTCCATGGCGGCACCAATGGTGGCTGTCACGGTGTCTCAGTACCTTCTGCAAGTGGTTTCACTCATGATGGTGGGACACCTTGGTGTTCTTGTTTCCTTCTCTGGGGTTGCCATTGCTTCCTCTTTTGCCGAAGTTACTGGCTTCAGTGTCCTT TTAGGGATGGCTGGTGCATTGGAAACACTATGCGGGCAAACGTATGGTGCAGAAGAATTCAGGAAGCTAGGGAACTATACCTGCTGTGCAATCATCACTCTGATCTTGGTTTGTGTTCCAATAACTCTGATGTGGATTTTCACTGATAAAATTCTCATGCTGTTTAGTCAAGACCCTGCGATTTCTCATGCAGCAAGGGCCTACTGCATACACCTGATTCCTGCGCTCTTCGGCTACGCGGTACTTCAGTCCCTTATCCGTTACTTCCAGACTCAGAGTATGATCTTTCCCATGGTCTTCACTTCAATTGCATCTCTCTGTATGCATGTTCCTATTTGTTGGTATCTCGTCTTTAAATCTGGGATGGGTCACGTTGGTGCCGCGTTAGCCATTGGAATTTCGTATTGGATCAATGTTATCGCTCTTGGTTTCTATATCCAGTATTCTTCGGCTTGTTCAAAAACCAAGATTGTGTTTTCTAGAAACGCTTTGCTTAGCATTGCAGAGTTCTTCCAATATGCTATCCCCTCTGGACTCATGTTTTG tttTGAATGGTGGTCATTTGAGCTGCTTACGTTGCTTGCTGGACTCTTGCCTAATCCGCAACTCGAAACCTCGGTTCTTTCGGTCTG CCTTAACATAACTACATTGCATTACTTCATTCCTTATGCTGTTGGAGCTTCTGCAAG TACAAGAGTTTCAAATGAATTAGGAGCAGGGAATCCAAAGTCGGCTCAAGGGGCGGTTCGAGTGGTTGTGATAATAGGCATTGCAGAGGCATTCATTGTCAGCactttcttcatctttttccGGAACATAGTTGGATATGCTTATAGCAATGATGAGGCAGTTGTGGACTATGTTGCTAGCATGGTTCCCCTTCTTTGCATGTCAGTTAGTGCAGATAGCATAATGGGAACACTTTCTG GGGTTGCAAGAGGTGGAGGATTTCAGCAGATAGGAGCTTATGTAAATCTTGGAGCCTATTATCTTGTTGGGGTTCCTTTAGCATTGTTCTTGGGATTTCATCAACAACTAAAAGCTAAAGGGCTTTGGATGGGAATTATATCAGGTTCATGTGTACAAGTTATCATTCTTGCTGTTGTAACAGCATTAACAGATTGGCAGAAAGAGG